The Dehalogenimonas sp. 4OHTPN genome window below encodes:
- a CDS encoding PAS domain-containing sensor histidine kinase, which yields MNVAKPVDLLYRAVFENAGDAIIIWRRANGSEVLKIIDANPAACRRLGYTRDEMIRLTDADLNAPDSLRRSREILAAPSDNGKLTLEVALLTRSGQELPSEANCQVFIMDGRPAIVAVYRDIAERKEQEERRQRALEHETSLRSKLEADTDMRTNYTRALVHELKTPLTLLMASSDFLVSHIKEEPLLSFAKNISFGAASINRRIDELHDLMKLEMGSLQLEFYPVPTRRLLSDIAAFARPAAERSELAFNVELPARLPTVLGDRERLQQVIMNLLNNAFKYTPKGGSVWLKAYTRAGELIIEVRDTGCGIPEDAQQALFQPYQRRDPSHQRKDGLGLGLAITKAIVERYKGRIWVESRPGAGSRFFVALPTTRRNSKNESADC from the coding sequence TTGAACGTAGCGAAACCAGTTGACCTGCTTTACCGCGCCGTCTTTGAGAATGCCGGCGACGCCATTATCATCTGGCGCCGCGCGAACGGCTCGGAAGTCTTAAAGATCATTGACGCCAACCCCGCCGCCTGCCGCCGACTCGGCTACACCAGGGACGAAATGATCCGCCTGACTGACGCCGACCTCAACGCGCCGGACAGCCTGCGCCGCAGCCGGGAAATACTTGCCGCTCCCTCAGACAACGGGAAGCTGACCCTGGAGGTGGCGCTCCTGACTAGAAGCGGGCAGGAACTGCCATCGGAAGCGAATTGCCAGGTTTTCATTATGGATGGACGCCCGGCCATCGTCGCTGTTTATAGGGATATAGCCGAGCGCAAGGAACAGGAAGAACGCCGGCAGCGGGCGCTGGAGCATGAAACTTCGCTGCGGTCCAAGCTGGAAGCAGATACCGATATGCGCACCAATTACACCCGGGCGCTGGTGCACGAGCTCAAAACGCCGCTGACCCTGCTCATGGCTTCTAGCGATTTCCTGGTATCTCATATAAAGGAAGAACCGCTGCTGTCCTTTGCCAAGAATATCAGCTTCGGCGCCGCTTCGATCAACCGCCGCATCGATGAGCTGCACGACCTGATGAAGCTAGAGATGGGCTCGTTGCAGTTGGAGTTTTACCCGGTGCCCACCCGCCGGCTCCTCAGCGACATCGCCGCCTTCGCCCGGCCGGCGGCGGAACGCAGTGAACTGGCTTTCAACGTCGAATTGCCGGCAAGGCTGCCGACTGTCCTGGGAGACCGGGAGCGGCTGCAACAGGTGATCATGAACCTGCTGAACAACGCCTTCAAGTACACCCCTAAAGGCGGTTCGGTCTGGCTGAAGGCTTATACTCGCGCAGGCGAGCTGATCATCGAGGTCAGAGACACCGGCTGCGGCATACCTGAAGATGCCCAGCAGGCACTGTTCCAGCCTTACCAGCGCCGGGATCCCAGCCATCAGCGTAAAGACGGCCTGGGGCTGGGGCTGGCCATAACCAAAGCGATTGTGGAAAGATATAAAGGCCGCATCTGGGTGGAAAGCCGCCCGGGCGCCGGCAGCCGCTTTTTCGTGGCGTTACCGACAACCAGGAGGAACTCTAAAAATGAAAGCGCTGATTGTTGA